A region of the Hirundo rustica isolate bHirRus1 chromosome 5, bHirRus1.pri.v3, whole genome shotgun sequence genome:
TTTCCTTGTCAGCTGCTATGGAGCAGCTGAGTTCAGAGTTCATACCAGAGTCTCTGTCTGTAGCCCTTATCCTGGTGACAAGAAAGCCGATTTCAGCATCTTTAGGGATTGagatttctgctgtgctgttgcGCAGCGCCGGCCCCACGATGACGGGAGCGTTGTCGTTTTCGTCGATGATGGTGAGTACGACCGTGGTGTTGCTGGTGAGCTGCTGGCTCCCTCCGTCCCTAGCTTGAACCACGAAGACAATTTGATTTACTTCCTCGTGATCGAAGGTTCGCAGGGCATAGATCGCCCCGTTGGAGGGATCGATGGTCACATAGGTGGTTATAGAACTTCCCAAAACAGAGTTCTCCAAAATAGTGTATGTCACCTGCCCGTTGTCGCCCAGATCTGGGTCTGTGGCTGTGACCGATGTGATGTACGCTCCCGGAGAGTTATTTTCCAAGATAACAACTTCGTATCTGTTTGTCTGGAAGCGGGGTGGGTTGTCATTTTCATCACTGATTTGGACAGTAAAGTGTTTCACCGTGGAGAGGCTTGGCGTTCCCTTGTCCTCTGCTATTACAGTCAAGATGTATTCAGATCTCTTTTCCCTATCTAGAGTGGCATTAGTCAAGATTAAATAGTTATTTTCATAAGTCTTTTGAAGTTTAAAGTGGCCATGCCCATGGAGCTTACAAACGACCTCTCCGTTCACACCAGAGTCCTTATCTTGCACTCTGACCAGGGCAACAAAGGTGTCCAGGGGCGACCCCTCAGAAATGTAAGCTAcctcttctctctctgtggACATCAGATTTAAGTTGATTTCTGGCTTGTTGTCATTCACATCCACaactttaattattattttgcagtGAGCTGGGATAGAATTTGGCCCCATATCCTGAGCCTGAGCGTCAATTTCGTAGGATTTGGTTACTTCATAGTCCACTTGCTTCAGCAGGGTCAGGTGACCTTTTTCTGGGTCTATCCTAAAAGTTTCTATAATCTTGGCAGACACATGACTGCTGAAGGAGTACACGACCTTCCCATTGGCGCCCTCATCTGGATCCGTGGCATTGAGGTCTATGAGCAAAGTCCCAATAGGAGAGTTTTCCAAGAGCTGAATAACGTATGACTGCTGCTCAAACGCAGGGCTGTTGTCATTGGAAtcagaaatgctgattttcaGGAGGGATGACCCAGTCCTCTGAGGCACCCCCTTGTCAGAGGCAGTGAGCTGGAGTTCGTAAGTCGACTTCAACTCGCGATCCAGCTCTCTAACCACGATCAGCTCTGCGTACTTAGCACCATCAGTCCTGGTTCTCACATCAATGCTAAAAAAAATCGTTTGCAGAAAGGGAATAAGTGTGAAGGGAGTTGTCTCCCACATCTGGATCAAAAGCACTGTCCAGAGGGATCCGAGTTCCTACAGCTGCACTCTCTGATATCTCAATAGGGATAAGAGCTCTGGAAAACTGCGGAGAGTTGTCATTAATATCCAGCACTTCGACCTCAACATGGAAAAGCTGCAGATGTTCAGTAGGCAGAGTGATCACATCAAACTCTATGGAGCAGTTTAAGTTTTTCTGGCACAGTTGTTCCCGATCAATTTTAGCTCCTATGCTGATTTCTCCATTATCCTCACGGACGACCAGCAAGGGAGAATTTCCCCTCTGCATGGCTCGAAACCGAACTGAGGAAGGGTTAGGCATTTTCAATAAAACATCAGCAACATCCTCCGACAGTCTTGCAATTACTGATCCAACCCTCTGCTCCTCATAAATCCTGTATTTCAAATTCTTGCCCAGCGCAGCATTATTGCAAGATATTACGATCAGTgcaaaaatgaacagaaagtGCATTTTACCGCCGATTCGGAACATTTGTAAgcttttgcaaataatttctcCCAATAAGttaaaaaagcaattattttgcCTCCTTCGGTACCTTAAATCCAAAGCACATCTGGTCCTTTCCAGCTTGAAAACGCCTTCTCTAGCCAGCCAAGTATTAATTACTTACAGATCAGAAaagtttctgctctttttttttgttatacaCACCGTGCCGGGACATCCAGATACAATCCGTAAGCAACCCACGCCTTCTCATTTGACTCGGCGCTCCTCTTC
Encoded here:
- the PCDH18 gene encoding LOW QUALITY PROTEIN: protocadherin-18 (The sequence of the model RefSeq protein was modified relative to this genomic sequence to represent the inferred CDS: deleted 1 base in 1 codon); protein product: MFRIGGKMHFLFIFALIVISCNNAALGKNLKYRIYEEQRVGSVIARLSEDVADVLLKMPNPSSVRFRAMQRGNSPLLVVREDNGEISIGAKIDREQLCQKNLNCSIEFDVITLPTEHLQLFHVEVEVLDINDNSPQFSRALIPIEISESAAVGTRIPLDSAFDPDVGDNSLHTYSLSANDFFSIDVRTRTDGAKYAELIVVRELDRELKSTYELQLTASDKGVPQRTGSSLLKISISDSNDNSPAFEQQSYVIQLLENSPIGTLLIDLNATDPDEGANGKVVYSFSSHVSAKIIETFRIDPEKGHLTLLKQVDYEVTKSYEIDAQAQDMGPNSIPAHCKIIIKVVDVNDNKPEINLNLMSTEREEVAYISEGSPLDTFVALVRVQDKDSGVNGEVVCKLHGHGHFKLQKTYENNYLILTNATLDREKRSEYILTVIAEDKGTPSLSTVKHFTVQISDENDNPPRFQTNRYEVVILENNSPGAYITSVTATDPDLGDNGQVTYTILENSVLGSSITTYVTIDPSNGAIYALRTFDHEEVNQIVFVVQARDGGSQQLTSNTTVVLTIIDENDNAPVIVGPALRNSTAEISIPKDAEIGFLVTRIRATDRDSGMNSELSCSIAADKENSIFVMDPQTCDISINVSVESVPAKQWEFLVIVQDKGSPQLSTKALLKCTILEHVYSFSSTEATLVSQPSLDISMITIISLGSICAVLLVIMVIFATRCNREKKDTRSYNCRVAESTYQHHPKRPSRQIHKGDITLVPTINGTLPIRSHHRASPSSSPALERGQMSSRQSHHSHQSLNSLVTISSNHVPENFSLELTHATPAVEVSQLLSMLHQGQYQPRPSFRGNKYSRSYRYALQDMDKFSLKDSGRGDSEAGDSDYDLGRESPIDRLLGEGFSDLFLTDGRIPAAMRLCTEECRVLGHSDQCWMPPLPSPSSDYRSNMFIPGEEFQSPQQHLQQQQQHQGLEEDAQAADAGEKKKKSFSTFGKDCQSEEESGDTCTSSLLSEMSSVFQRLLPPSLDAYTECSEMDRSNSLERRKGHLPAKTVSYPPGVAAWAASTHFQNPASNGPALGTHSGAQPSSKWLPAMEEIPENYEEDDFDNVLNHLSDGKHELMDASELVAEINKLLQDVRQN